ACGGACGCGCTACATCGGAGCGATCTAGCGGAAGGCAGGGCAGTGGGGGCGGCCCGAATCGGGCCGCCCCCACTGCCCTGCCACGTGTGCACCCTCGGAGGGCGACGCGGGCGTTAGATCTGGTGGAGCGAGCGCCCGCTGTGGATGTGGGTGAGCATGATCTTGTGCGCGTGATCCGCATCGCCCGATGCGATGGCATCGAAGAGCGGCCGGTGCTCACGATCGAAGCTTCCTACGACGTCGTCGTTGTCGAGCATCCGAGCCCAGATATCCGAGGTCAGCACCCGGTTCCAGAGCAGGTCGAACGACTCCACGAGGTAGGTGTTGTCGAGCGCCCGCACGATCATACGGTGCACGTCGCGATTCGCCAGGAAGACCTCTTCTGCCGTGGTCTGGGGTCTGGTCAGGAGCGTCTCGTACTCGGCGACGAGCTGGGCGCGGGCTTCGGCTTCGAAGGTCGCTGCGCGTCGCACCGCGTAACCCTCGATCGCCTCGCGGGCCTCGTAGCGGTGGTCGAGTTCGTCGGTGGTGGTCTCGCAAACGACGTAGCCCCTGCCGCCGTGGGGCTCGATCACGCCTTCGCGCTCAAGCCGCTGCAGTGCCTCGCGCACCGGGGTGCGGCTGATGCCCATCTGCTCGGCAAGCTCATCCATCAGCAAACGCGTGCCCGGCACGAGCTCCTTATTCAGAAAGCCCTGGAAGAGGTAGCGGTACGCCGCCTCGCCGAGCGTTTCACGCGAGAGCGAAGTCTTCTGAATGGCCACTGAACGATCGCCTTCCTCGAGGGGTCATCTTCAGGGTATCGTCCTGGCGCTCGTTGCACG
Above is a genomic segment from Leucobacter rhizosphaerae containing:
- a CDS encoding GntR family transcriptional regulator — translated: MAIQKTSLSRETLGEAAYRYLFQGFLNKELVPGTRLLMDELAEQMGISRTPVREALQRLEREGVIEPHGGRGYVVCETTTDELDHRYEAREAIEGYAVRRAATFEAEARAQLVAEYETLLTRPQTTAEEVFLANRDVHRMIVRALDNTYLVESFDLLWNRVLTSDIWARMLDNDDVVGSFDREHRPLFDAIASGDADHAHKIMLTHIHSGRSLHQI